The sequence TCCCTGAAGTCATGCTTAGTGCAATTtattttcagctttaaaaaataatttctcaagAAGCTTATTGATTAGGTAGGCAAAGGTTCTTATAGGGTCTCTAATTCTATATCAGACTCCATTTATACACCAAGAAACATGTTGAAATTCTTTGACAACagcagcacattttttttttttactaagctGAAAGTGAAGCAAAGTTAAGTAAATTTTCTTTGGATTAAAGAACAATAGTAGGATTAAGTACtcaatattctctctctctctctctctctctatgtatatatatatagtgttagAAAGGCAAAACAGAGCATAGTTTTATATGTATGAATGGAAGGATgtcttaaaattatgaaaatatgtgtACACATAATATATTGGTTGCAGTGCTATACTAATCttggatttcaaattttaaaacttttcttgtaCACTGACAACAGCTTTCAAGTAGGAATTTGCATATATAATTCGTTGTTTATATCACTAACACCCGTAGATAGGTTGTATGGAAATCAATTAGTTCAcggagggaaaaaagagagtttttttttttttaattcaggaaaCAAAACCATGGTTATATAATGAATCTTCATTATATATGAGAAAtcttttctgctttatgtttGAAAACTTGACTAATCcccaaatgaaacagaaatgtcCCCATAACACAATTTTCTTGTGATACTCAcagctaaattttatttttatggtgtTCAGTAGGTACCTAACTGAAAATTAAGAAGGGTACCCTgttgaatttacatttttaaaatatcagtgttcTAGTCTCCTGTGATTGCTGTATGGTTTCAGATAATTTCCAAATTTAttcatctcattctctttcaaaacccacatacatgtatttttaaacttcAGTTGCATTGTATTCCTAAaagcctgggaaatttcatgtaGTCTTTCTGAGATGCAGTACAATTGTTACAGTATCTTAAAACTGTACCATTACAtcagtttcagtttcttttcaaCTTAACCTATTTCTTATTTTGCCCCACTGTTTCATCACATTCCCATACAATGATGACTAGTGTCTATTGACTTAAGTCCAAAAATCCCTTCACTATTCACTATGAATATCATCGCTGCTGTTGCAAAATGAGAACCACTTGCACTATTGCagccttctttttcttctagagTGGTGCATTCCTTAGGTGTAATAACTTATTGGATATTCAATTTcacacaaaaggaaaattaaatccatttatatttacctTCTTGGGGGTCTGACGTATTTGGAAAGATTTTTGAATTATTGGTGAATTTCAGGGTGGGATGTAAAGTTGTTTCTTGATAGACGGTAAACCCCTCCACGCTGTCTCTGGTTGTGGTAGACCATCCATCTGTTACCATGGGGGTCACAGATATGGTGTTTGGTCCTGAAGGGAGGTTGCTAACTGTAATGGAACTGTTGTCAGGAGCTCTCATGGTATCATTGATGGAAGACTGGGTAAAATTTTCTGAAGATACAGTAACTGTAGTATTGGGAGGGGCTGAAACTGGCAGAAGACTGTTATCTGCTATGGATGAGTTCCAAGGCAATTTGGAAACAAAGCTGTGGATTGAGGGAGATCTTGGGGAAGGtgtaggcaagagtcctggactCCTGGAAGAGTTGTCTGTTGACAGATTACTGTAGAAACTTGCTTCATGTGTTTTATTTGATGGATCCTCAAAAGAGA comes from Dama dama isolate Ldn47 chromosome 1, ASM3311817v1, whole genome shotgun sequence and encodes:
- the MUC15 gene encoding mucin-15 isoform X2 is translated as MLTSAKILLISILSSSLLFGSHGEEGQKTNTTEISAEDLKTRGNQSVPLESKANLTSDKENRETSNPKASNFSFEDPSNKTHEASFYSNLSTDNSSRSPGLLPTPSPRSPSIHSFVSKLPWNSSIADNSLLPVSAPPNTTVTVSSENFTQSSINDTMRAPDNSSITVSNLPSGPNTISVTPMVTDGWSTTTRDSVEGFTVYQETTLHPTLKFTNNSKIFPNTSDPQEVLRLDNAPEPYDVSFGNSSYYNPTANDSSTSAGGENAHDGIPMDDIPPLRTSV